TTTGCAGATTCTGTGGATATAAAAGATATAGAAGATATTATTGGTAGACAGATTGAATATAATTCAAAAATAGCAGAAGAAGGATTAAAAAATAGTTACGGTGCCAATATAGGAAGTGTTCTAATTTCGACATATGGCTCTGATGTTAAAGTAAGAGCAAAGGCGAAAGCAGCTGCAGGGTCAGATGCCAGGATGAATGGATGTGAACTACCTGTCATTATCGTTTCAGGTAGTGGTAATCAGGGAATGACAGCTTCACTTCCCGTCATTGAATATGGTAGTGAATTAAAGGTTCCAAAGGAAAAACTTTATAGAGCTTTGGTTATTTCAAATTTAGTTACAATACATCAAAAGACTGGTATAGGAAGACTTTCAGCTTATTGTGGCGCTGTTTGTGCAGGCGCTGGTAGTGGAGCAGGTATAACTTACTTATACGGGGGCGGGTATAGAGATATTTCTCATACAATTGTTAATGCATTATCAATAGTTTCCGGAATAATTTGTGATGGTGCCAAAGCATCCTGTGCGGCTAAAATTGCTACATCTGTAGATGCTGGAATTCTAGGCTATCATATGTTTAAAGAAGGGCAACAGTTTAAGGGTGGCGATGGTATTGTGAAAAAAGGTATTGAGGCTACTATATCAAATGTAGGTAAACTTGCAAAAGAAGGAATGAAAGAAACCGACAAGGAAATCATCAAAATTATGATGGAAGATTAAAAGGTAGAGACTTTTTTTAGTCTCTACCTTTTAGTTTAAATTTTTCTTTTTACATACTTACTTATATTATAGTTGTTACTTAATACTCCAGAAATATTTCCATCAGAATCTACCGCTATAACTTTTAAAGTTTTGGTAGAATTTATCTTAATATATCCCCTATAAGGTGTACTTTTAGTTGTTGGAGTACTACCATCTAAAGTATAAAATGCCCTCAACGGTTGTGAATACCTAGCATAAAGTTGAACCATTATGCTTCTATTATATGAACCTGAAGCAATACTAGCTATCGGCGTAGGTATTAATGTAGGCAATATAGGTGTTGTTACAGTAACCGGTACCGTAACAGGTGTAATAACAGAGGTTGTACTACTTATACCTTGTATTAAACCATATCCATATAAGGAATCTCTACCTACTATTCCAATATCTGCCACATTAGTATCTAGTAATTGCCTTAACTGAATGTTGGTATATTGTGGATATTTTTGTTTTAAAATGGCCAAATCTCCCGCTACAAAAGGTGTCGCCATAGATGTACCACTCATTTCTTCATATCCACCATTTAAGTAAGTACTCATTATATTAACCCCTGGTGCACTTACTTCTACCTTATTTCCAGTTGACGAAAAATATGCTCTAGTATTTGTAGAATCCACTGCACCAACTGCAATAACTGAATCATAATTAGCAGGGTATTCAACATTAGTCCCGGTTCCCTTAACATTTCCATCATTACCAGCTGCTGCCACTATCAGTATTCCAGCTTTATAAGCTGTATCAACAGCATTTTGGAGAGTAACATCTGACTCATCTGATCCTAAACTCATAGATATGATATCCATTTTATTTTCTATAGCCCAATCTATACCAGATATTATGTCTGAAGTATAACCACTACCTGTTGAGTCAAGTGCTTTTACAGCATATATTGACGCATCCGGTGCTACTCCTTTAACTCCACCATTTAATCCTTGGCCAGCAATAATTCCTGTTACAACTGTACCATGTCCATTATCATCAGCATATGATGTTGTCTTTGAACCATTTATTACATTAGTCCCACCAGCAACTGTCAAATCAGTATGCGCAGCTACTCCTGAATCTATAATTCCAATTTTCACTCCTTTACCTGTTAATCCAGACTGAAAGGAGGCCGCTGCATTTATATCACTTATACCCCAATTTGTGTAGGTAGTTGACGACATATTAACCACTTTATCCTCTTCAACGTAGGCTACATTTGAATCTTTTTTTAAACTTGCAAGACTTTGAGTAGTCATATCAGCTACCACTGCATTGATATGCTTAAATTGATGTTTTAATTTCCCACTATGCTTAGCTAAAGTTTGGCTTTCATTAATGCTGCTTGTCTTGAATTTAACTATGTATCTTTTCGTACCACTCTGCACTGTGGTCGCCGCAAAAACTGTCCCACATGTTAATATAATAAATAATGTAGACGTTAAAAACATTGTAAATAACTTTTTTAAATTCACTCTACCCCACCCCTTCAATTTCATTTAACATATATATTACTAATAATACTTTATAAATGTCAAAGAAATATGTGAACATTATGTGATAATGTTCTGTAACACGCTCATTACTTTTAAGTCTCAATAGGCGGCTGAGAAAACGATGGAATTATAACCTTCGCTTTAAATAGATCTCCATCAATTTCAATACTAAGTCTCCCTCCTTGAAGCTCAATGATGCTTTTAGCAATTGAAAGTCCAAGTCCTGAGCCTTCAGTGTTTCTGGACTTATCGCCCCTAATAAATCTCTCAAATATTTCTTCATTATCAAAATCCATCTCATAAGATGAGATGTTTTTCATATTTATAATTATTTGATTATCCCGTTCAATTAAATCAATATATACTCTAGTTTTAGGAAGCGTGTATTTTAATATATTATTTATTAAGTTTTCAAATACTCTCCAAGTCCTTTTTCCATCTAAATTAGCATAAATCTTTCGCTTTGGAACTTTCACCTTAAATATTAAAGGTGAATTATTAATTTTATCGTGAAGTTCAGCTAATGATTGTTGCAAAAGTGCAGTTATATCTACTTTTTCTATATTAAGTTCCACTGCACCACTTGCCATCTTAGAAGCTTCAAATAAGTCATCTATTAGTATCTTAAGTCTCTGGGATTTCCTATCCAATACATCTATATACCCTTGTGATTCTTCTTTAGATAAACCTTCTTTTTTTAGAAAATCAACATAATTTATAATGGAAGTAAGTGGAGTTTTTAAATCATGAGATACATTAGTTATGAGTTCAGACTTAAGTCTTTCACTTTTTATCTCATTCTCAAGAGACTTTTTGAACCCAGCCTTCATATTATTTATATTGTTGGCAAGCTTAAAAAGATCTCCTCCCCCTTTTTCTACTATCGTATAATTAAGATTTCCTGAAACTATTTCTTCCGTTCCTTTTATAATACTTCTCAAAAATCTTATTTTATTAAAAGAATAAATGAATATAAATACCAAGTAACAAAGTATATACATCATCGGTATTATTATAATCCTAGAGGATAGCATGACGGTGATATATGCTCCAAATATCGCTACTCCAGCGAACATTGTAAGTATAATAATGCCTCTTTTAGATAATTGATAAAAAGCACATTTTTTTACTTGTTCTCTAAATTCTTCTCTATTTTTATATAACCTATATGCCATAATAATATTGGAAATAGAATAAACCGTATAAAATGCAATAATAGTAAGTGTGCAAAATTGTGCGTAATTATATGGCTTATAAAAAAACGGCACCTTATCTGTATATATAGTCATTATAAAAGAAAATATTATGAATATAAAT
This window of the Clostridium estertheticum genome carries:
- a CDS encoding serine dehydratase subunit alpha family protein, which translates into the protein MKNSDLIYKTYLQILKEELVPAMGCTEPISIAYASAKAKEVLGHTPDRTIVEVSGNIIKNVKSVIVPNTGHLKGIAAATAAGIIAGKSEKKLEVISDVSNEDKERIKEYLSIFPIEVKLIDTPFIFDIQITVFYKETYVKVRIVNYHTNIVLIEKNDETLYHREATSSKEEGLSGKQLLNVKDIVDFADSVDIKDIEDIIGRQIEYNSKIAEEGLKNSYGANIGSVLISTYGSDVKVRAKAKAAAGSDARMNGCELPVIIVSGSGNQGMTASLPVIEYGSELKVPKEKLYRALVISNLVTIHQKTGIGRLSAYCGAVCAGAGSGAGITYLYGGGYRDISHTIVNALSIVSGIICDGAKASCAAKIATSVDAGILGYHMFKEGQQFKGGDGIVKKGIEATISNVGKLAKEGMKETDKEIIKIMMED
- a CDS encoding S8 family serine peptidase, producing the protein MNLKKLFTMFLTSTLFIILTCGTVFAATTVQSGTKRYIVKFKTSSINESQTLAKHSGKLKHQFKHINAVVADMTTQSLASLKKDSNVAYVEEDKVVNMSSTTYTNWGISDINAAASFQSGLTGKGVKIGIIDSGVAAHTDLTVAGGTNVINGSKTTSYADDNGHGTVVTGIIAGQGLNGGVKGVAPDASIYAVKALDSTGSGYTSDIISGIDWAIENKMDIISMSLGSDESDVTLQNAVDTAYKAGILIVAAAGNDGNVKGTGTNVEYPANYDSVIAVGAVDSTNTRAYFSSTGNKVEVSAPGVNIMSTYLNGGYEEMSGTSMATPFVAGDLAILKQKYPQYTNIQLRQLLDTNVADIGIVGRDSLYGYGLIQGISSTTSVITPVTVPVTVTTPILPTLIPTPIASIASGSYNRSIMVQLYARYSQPLRAFYTLDGSTPTTKSTPYRGYIKINSTKTLKVIAVDSDGNISGVLSNNYNISKYVKRKI
- a CDS encoding HAMP domain-containing sensor histidine kinase translates to MGTKSKNKYWVIAFIIGAYMLALSNLSVMDIIKNKNYLRMEPYFTSSEFKTEIVGYFNNIEALNVIYKDYSHKSDDEKVTNEEIMPSKTTYDANLRTKEDQLSNKYKNDLLAAEKKGNNVEISRLTDAKDKELNEFKKENEKTLDNAKKKIALYKNQDYENIKRAVEGKTIIKYYITKGKNNVIYTNIVNSSDINLYVKNSAFYSMKFPDKSLKINNDMFTINQWVGTSGEAYFIIPKDIDKTSYIYENYNYYNSVRQRIIKEIIIGFVAFIIGITMLFLILKKNKEQIPFIKKLKKRYNKIPLDVRIFIFIIFSFIMTIYTDKVPFFYKPYNYAQFCTLTIIAFYTVYSISNIIMAYRLYKNREEFREQVKKCAFYQLSKRGIIILTMFAGVAIFGAYITVMLSSRIIIIPMMYILCYLVFIFIYSFNKIRFLRSIIKGTEEIVSGNLNYTIVEKGGGDLFKLANNINNMKAGFKKSLENEIKSERLKSELITNVSHDLKTPLTSIINYVDFLKKEGLSKEESQGYIDVLDRKSQRLKILIDDLFEASKMASGAVELNIEKVDITALLQQSLAELHDKINNSPLIFKVKVPKRKIYANLDGKRTWRVFENLINNILKYTLPKTRVYIDLIERDNQIIINMKNISSYEMDFDNEEIFERFIRGDKSRNTEGSGLGLSIAKSIIELQGGRLSIEIDGDLFKAKVIIPSFSQPPIET